From the genome of candidate division WOR-3 bacterium, one region includes:
- a CDS encoding L,D-transpeptidase family protein, with protein MIKKTNMMAFICIIVIISSYFAGCARNLSEKVQRNLRLHIESAGEPPHIKIDGEIIYSSIILPRFYEQRAYMPAWSSDTGFSLQIAGLVKAISGAEGQCFMPDDYHLKKITAHMLEINKNYIQRKTFDAAKLAELDLLLTDAFLIYSAHLLEGRTNPETRCAEWNAECEEADLAVVLQNALNSGTIESTINELLPREPNYFLLCRKRREYAEIRKKGGWPTIPDGPDLTSGAQDNRVPAIRERLTMVGDLPRKRIKDVLMFDEEMERAVRQFQRRHGLTPDGKIDARTIGAMNIPVEDRLKQIEVNMERWRWCQRDFGERYILVNIANFELDVFEHDTTVLSMRAVVGKPYRSTPVFSGRMTYLVFNPYWNVPKTIAVEDILPKIKKNKEYLTKNNYTVLQGWGGGEREIEPSSINWAVLNENYFPYRFRQNPGPTNALGRIKFMFPNEYDVYIHDTPARDLFNKDSRDFSSGCIRIERPAELAEYVLNDTVKWTRAEILKVIRESTERTVGLSSIIPVHLLYWTAWVSNNGLLNFRNDIYNRDEDIYLALIQPPCPQPQK; from the coding sequence ATGATTAAAAAGACAAATATGATGGCATTCATCTGCATTATAGTTATCATAAGTTCGTATTTCGCGGGCTGTGCCAGAAATCTCTCAGAGAAAGTGCAGCGCAATCTGCGTTTACATATAGAGAGTGCTGGTGAACCTCCCCATATCAAGATCGATGGCGAAATTATCTATTCATCCATTATCCTGCCGCGCTTCTACGAGCAGCGTGCATACATGCCGGCCTGGAGCAGTGATACTGGTTTCTCACTGCAAATAGCCGGTCTCGTCAAAGCAATCTCTGGGGCCGAAGGACAGTGCTTCATGCCCGATGATTATCATCTTAAAAAGATCACCGCGCACATGTTGGAAATAAATAAAAATTATATCCAGAGAAAGACTTTCGACGCGGCAAAGCTTGCAGAATTAGACCTGCTGCTTACCGATGCCTTCCTTATTTACAGCGCCCATCTTCTGGAAGGACGCACCAATCCGGAAACCAGATGTGCTGAATGGAACGCAGAATGTGAGGAAGCCGACCTGGCGGTTGTTCTGCAGAATGCTCTGAACTCGGGGACGATCGAAAGCACGATAAACGAGCTACTGCCAAGAGAGCCCAACTATTTTTTGTTATGCAGGAAACGGCGCGAATACGCAGAAATTAGAAAGAAAGGCGGCTGGCCTACAATACCGGATGGTCCTGATTTGACCAGCGGTGCCCAAGATAATCGTGTCCCTGCGATACGGGAACGTCTAACCATGGTGGGTGATTTACCCAGGAAACGGATAAAAGACGTACTCATGTTCGACGAAGAAATGGAGCGTGCCGTACGCCAATTCCAACGGCGTCATGGTTTAACACCGGACGGGAAGATCGACGCGCGGACAATCGGAGCGATGAATATTCCTGTCGAAGACAGATTAAAGCAGATTGAAGTAAATATGGAAAGATGGCGCTGGTGCCAGAGGGATTTTGGCGAACGTTATATATTAGTGAATATCGCGAATTTCGAGCTGGATGTCTTCGAACATGACACGACGGTGCTATCCATGCGTGCCGTGGTTGGCAAACCTTATAGAAGTACGCCTGTCTTCAGCGGTAGGATGACCTATCTCGTATTCAACCCTTACTGGAATGTGCCAAAAACAATCGCAGTGGAAGACATCTTACCCAAGATCAAGAAGAACAAGGAATACCTTACCAAGAATAACTATACAGTACTGCAGGGATGGGGAGGCGGCGAGCGTGAGATTGAACCGTCATCCATCAATTGGGCTGTACTTAACGAGAATTATTTCCCGTACCGGTTCCGGCAGAATCCGGGGCCGACAAACGCGCTTGGCCGCATAAAATTCATGTTCCCCAACGAGTACGACGTTTATATTCATGATACACCAGCAAGGGATCTGTTCAACAAGGACTCCCGCGATTTCAGCTCAGGATGCATACGAATCGAGAGACCGGCCGAACTTGCTGAATACGTGCTGAACGACACTGTCAAGTGGACGCGAGCAGAGATATTGAAGGTGATAAGAGAAAGCACAGAACGCACAGTGGGACTGTCCAGTATCATCCCTGTGCATTTACTTTACTGGACGGCCTGGGTGTCGAATAACGGCCTTCTGAACTTCCGCAACGACATTTATAATCGTGACGAAGATATATATCTTGCACTCATCCAACCTCCTTGCCCTCAGCCGCAGAAATAG
- a CDS encoding T9SS type A sorting domain-containing protein, producing MRSVVVFALTLILSPAFLPAQIGWTEHIVDTNFMFASWVYAIDLDGDNDTDILGTAYDDDDVAWWENDGNENFTKHVIANNFDGAYCVHAIDIGGDNDIDVIGAASEGDIVAWWENDGNENFTYHALTPALTSAIACYGIDMEPDGDVDIVASGYWTGDIFWWENDGNENFTFDTVGVGFVGPQGLYACDLDGDTDIDVLSAGIYANSIKWWENDGSENFTERTVVVGFNQARSVYAINLDGDGDVDVLGTAQGADRLSWFENNGNENFVEHIIDNNLLHASAVFAADLDDDTDLDVIGAAYYGNEFAWYENDGLENFTKHTIATYDTGATAVYAADVDSDGDLDVLGASTGVDEITWWESDVVGIEEGGNNIVSSEPVFPTVITGQIRLPDDGVYSLFDITGRQVANDNLKPGIYFIEINGEVVQKVIKIK from the coding sequence ATGAGAAGTGTAGTTGTATTTGCGCTAACATTGATTCTATCGCCTGCATTTTTGCCCGCCCAAATTGGCTGGACTGAACACATTGTTGACACGAACTTCATGTTTGCTTCTTGGGTCTATGCTATTGATCTGGATGGCGATAATGATACTGATATTCTGGGAACTGCCTATGATGATGACGACGTTGCCTGGTGGGAGAACGACGGCAACGAAAATTTCACCAAGCATGTCATTGCCAATAACTTCGATGGAGCGTATTGCGTGCACGCAATTGACATAGGCGGCGACAACGATATTGATGTAATTGGTGCAGCCAGTGAGGGCGACATCGTTGCCTGGTGGGAGAACGACGGCAATGAGAATTTCACCTATCATGCGCTCACACCGGCTCTGACTTCGGCGATTGCCTGCTATGGGATCGATATGGAACCGGATGGAGATGTTGACATCGTGGCTTCAGGATACTGGACCGGCGATATCTTCTGGTGGGAGAACGATGGCAATGAGAACTTCACCTTTGACACTGTGGGTGTCGGTTTTGTCGGTCCTCAAGGTCTATATGCTTGCGACCTTGACGGCGATACCGACATCGACGTGCTCAGCGCAGGAATCTATGCCAATAGCATAAAGTGGTGGGAGAACGATGGTAGTGAAAACTTCACTGAGCGTACGGTTGTAGTTGGATTCAACCAGGCACGCTCTGTCTATGCAATAAATCTGGATGGAGATGGTGACGTGGATGTCTTGGGTACGGCTCAAGGTGCTGACCGGCTTAGTTGGTTCGAGAACAACGGTAATGAGAATTTTGTCGAACACATAATCGACAATAACCTCCTGCATGCAAGTGCGGTCTTTGCAGCTGATCTGGATGACGATACGGACCTTGATGTGATTGGCGCGGCGTACTATGGAAATGAATTTGCCTGGTACGAGAACGACGGTTTAGAAAACTTCACCAAGCACACAATTGCGACGTATGACACGGGGGCCACCGCGGTTTACGCCGCCGACGTGGATAGTGACGGCGATCTGGATGTCCTGGGCGCGTCAACCGGTGTCGATGAGATAACCTGGTGGGAGAGTGATGTTGTTGGCATTGAAGAAGGTGGTAACAACATTGTTTCGTCAGAACCCGTTTTTCCAACGGTGATCACTGGTCAAATCCGGCTGCCGGATGACGGGGTTTACAGCCTCTTTGATATCACGGGTCGCCAAGTCGCCAACGACAACTTGAAGCCGGGTATATACTTCATAGAGATTAACGGTGAAGTAGTCCAGAAGGTGATTAAAATAAAATAG
- a CDS encoding nitroreductase family protein, with translation MSYLKYFTKSIDETVTKRVSCRTFENKLLDEKHKEELLTFCRTLNRGLWGEKIDYSLVECSLDELKKTKMSAFGLFKNVRSFVVAIIDKANLHHISYGYALEHIVLKATELGIGTCWAGYFDPRVMKDIKVEENQTVPAIILVGYAAEKRTLKEIIARFAIRASKRRDWRKLFFHGDFGNPLSKETAGHYAGALEMLRLAPSAGNTQPWRIVKENDQNIYHFFKRVVNPSYEKHKLHDIDIGIAMCHFELGAAKNGLDGKWERTDPHLTELPSKTHYMITWTHDTI, from the coding sequence ATGAGTTATTTAAAATATTTCACAAAATCGATTGACGAAACGGTGACAAAACGGGTTTCATGCCGCACGTTTGAAAACAAATTACTCGATGAGAAGCACAAGGAAGAATTACTAACTTTCTGCAGGACTTTGAATAGAGGACTTTGGGGAGAGAAGATCGACTATAGTCTCGTTGAGTGTAGTTTGGATGAATTGAAGAAAACGAAGATGTCGGCGTTCGGATTATTTAAAAACGTAAGGAGTTTTGTCGTCGCCATAATCGATAAGGCTAATTTACACCATATAAGTTACGGTTATGCATTAGAACATATCGTTCTGAAAGCAACCGAACTCGGCATCGGCACATGCTGGGCAGGCTATTTTGACCCCCGTGTGATGAAAGACATCAAAGTAGAAGAAAATCAGACTGTACCAGCCATCATACTGGTCGGGTATGCAGCGGAAAAGCGTACATTGAAGGAAATAATCGCCAGGTTTGCCATCCGGGCCTCAAAAAGGCGTGATTGGAGAAAATTGTTCTTCCATGGGGATTTCGGCAACCCGCTGAGTAAAGAAACAGCCGGACATTACGCTGGAGCACTGGAAATGCTCCGTCTTGCACCATCGGCTGGCAATACCCAACCGTGGCGTATAGTCAAGGAGAACGACCAGAATATATATCATTTTTTCAAAAGAGTGGTGAATCCGAGTTACGAGAAGCACAAATTGCACGATATTGATATCGGCATCGCGATGTGCCATTTCGAACTGGGGGCAGCAAAGAATGGATTGGACGGCAAATGGGAGCGCACCGACCCGCACTTGACTGAGCTGCCATCGAAAACACACTATATGATAACATGGACACACGATACAATATAG
- a CDS encoding carbohydrate binding family 9 domain-containing protein, whose amino-acid sequence MIALVLSLFLVNQKSVELRYTTEAPHIDGVIEGLWLQADSAYDFIQYQPNDRMPASEQTVAYFLADDDNLYIALRCYTPGRKPVASFKGLEDHVWIYLDTFNSRSMAYMFAVCLSGHYDDGLLLEDGRVQDVSWDYVWFFGQKMYDEHYEIEIKIPFKSIRYKQGLDEWGLNIRRWHIKDYAVSHWTEVLQQHGMQVSNFGTLRNVHPKAKGYYVELYPEGFFRYDRKGDSTDYTPSLSFNFKWDPSSQTTLNATVNPDFAQIESDPYTFNLSRYPVRLDERRPFFVEGLDVFRMSHLGLGFFNSLDIFYSRKVGESLPQPWLGSLPILGGLKLINKGSDWNFGALGAYTGEFNDTTASDTVDIPNRGFGVARINRAVFDNSEIGMMFSGTATSRDDYNYALGLDGAYRAGPSQFIIQSAFSDKNTKRGYAVSSGGIYRSSNFIGVGSFVAVDDSFDVGDMGYVPWQGVTDLYLAAGPARYPETGPILRFYLEPGFVLTKYPESDQWSKFVSLFIEPRFRNLWGFNIYAQAGKMYEADTDYIYRSVETSVWSGLRENINLNFGFDWSHRYNYYRSAIHGQKWIGDQLWIWHWMSFMPISQLSLITYGDFVMEWDPDGDLHAITPIWTPRIEYQINADMDISIYSEFVFVTDQGNLRTAEVYSNRVGFLFAWNFSPKSWLYVAFNNLRTDEGEGLELAERIAAVKIKYLIYF is encoded by the coding sequence ATGATAGCATTGGTATTGTCTTTGTTTCTTGTTAATCAAAAAAGCGTCGAGTTGAGATATACTACAGAGGCGCCGCATATCGACGGAGTGATCGAAGGCCTGTGGCTGCAGGCCGATTCGGCTTACGACTTCATACAGTACCAGCCGAATGACCGCATGCCGGCTAGCGAACAGACGGTCGCTTATTTCCTTGCTGACGATGATAATCTCTATATTGCGTTACGCTGCTACACTCCGGGCAGAAAACCAGTGGCATCTTTCAAGGGACTGGAGGATCATGTTTGGATATATCTAGATACCTTCAACAGCAGGAGCATGGCATACATGTTCGCCGTTTGCCTGAGCGGACATTATGACGACGGTTTGCTGCTCGAGGACGGCAGAGTGCAGGATGTTTCATGGGATTATGTTTGGTTCTTCGGTCAAAAAATGTATGATGAGCACTACGAGATCGAGATAAAAATCCCGTTCAAATCGATCCGGTATAAACAGGGACTGGACGAATGGGGACTTAACATCCGGCGCTGGCATATCAAGGATTATGCTGTATCCCACTGGACCGAGGTGCTTCAGCAGCATGGAATGCAGGTCTCTAATTTCGGAACACTGAGAAACGTCCACCCAAAGGCGAAAGGGTATTACGTAGAACTATACCCGGAAGGTTTTTTCAGGTACGACCGCAAGGGAGATTCGACAGATTACACGCCCAGCCTTAGTTTCAATTTCAAGTGGGATCCATCATCGCAGACGACCCTTAACGCCACGGTCAATCCCGATTTTGCGCAAATCGAATCAGACCCTTACACGTTCAACCTCTCGCGTTATCCGGTGCGCCTCGACGAGCGCCGGCCCTTCTTCGTCGAAGGTCTAGATGTTTTCAGAATGTCGCATTTGGGTCTGGGCTTCTTCAATTCACTCGATATCTTCTACAGCCGCAAAGTAGGTGAATCGCTCCCGCAACCCTGGCTTGGGTCATTACCCATCCTCGGCGGATTGAAACTGATAAATAAGGGAAGCGACTGGAACTTCGGCGCGCTCGGTGCATATACAGGCGAATTCAATGATACCACAGCCAGCGATACCGTAGACATACCGAACCGCGGTTTTGGCGTGGCCCGGATCAACCGGGCCGTTTTCGATAACTCTGAGATCGGCATGATGTTCAGCGGCACCGCAACGAGCCGTGATGATTACAATTATGCACTTGGATTGGACGGCGCGTATCGCGCCGGTCCTTCACAGTTCATAATACAGTCGGCGTTTAGTGATAAAAATACCAAACGCGGCTATGCGGTATCATCCGGAGGCATATACCGTTCGAGCAATTTCATTGGCGTAGGAAGTTTCGTTGCAGTGGATGATTCTTTTGATGTCGGCGATATGGGATACGTTCCCTGGCAGGGAGTCACCGACCTGTACCTCGCAGCAGGACCTGCAAGATATCCCGAGACTGGGCCGATACTCAGATTCTATCTTGAACCCGGATTTGTTCTAACCAAGTATCCGGAAAGCGACCAATGGTCAAAATTCGTTTCCTTATTCATTGAACCGCGTTTCCGGAATCTCTGGGGATTCAACATCTACGCGCAGGCAGGCAAAATGTATGAGGCTGATACCGATTACATATACCGGAGTGTTGAGACTTCAGTTTGGAGCGGACTACGTGAGAACATAAATCTTAACTTCGGCTTTGATTGGTCCCATCGCTATAACTACTACCGCAGCGCGATCCACGGACAAAAATGGATTGGCGACCAGCTCTGGATCTGGCACTGGATGAGTTTCATGCCTATTTCACAATTATCTCTCATCACCTACGGTGATTTCGTCATGGAATGGGACCCAGATGGAGACCTACACGCGATCACCCCAATATGGACACCCCGCATCGAGTACCAGATAAATGCCGACATGGACATTTCGATCTACTCTGAATTCGTTTTCGTTACCGATCAAGGGAACCTTAGAACGGCCGAAGTTTATTCAAACCGCGTTGGATTTCTATTTGCATGGAATTTCTCTCCCAAGAGTTGGCTGTATGTTGCCTTCAACAACCTTCGCACCGACGAGGGCGAGGGATTAGAATTGGCTGAAAGGATAGCGGCGGTCAAGATAAAGTATCTGATATACTTCTGA